The Coffea arabica cultivar ET-39 chromosome 1e, Coffea Arabica ET-39 HiFi, whole genome shotgun sequence genome has a window encoding:
- the LOC113698962 gene encoding protein CHROMATIN REMODELING 35 isoform X4 has product MASKSEGSQSSSTTPIAKRRLSFSSITTGLTSKEQKRAKVGEVGECSFRNSSACWCHDFKWKDQKVCPKVIGHEDPFSADNLLEDLDINRYGNVKKDIEHLIARRNQLISHGFAAKPLVPCKNLSAQKIPKKVDFGSDRYGSVTREIEELLAQSQLFGCLSSTNSTMSCMRLKKYLTKEDLESNPPSMPNIIDLEDDDEPPGNGTVIKCEPAEEIDTSAKCLVVIDSVEEDPENDNNFCHSRSSATKPVVQCWNLGVKKRPSEEDFQSNKYGSVTKEIEELLAQENQVFGVLGSTNSAMLRKHLGTEMYPCKEGWDLKPPSVPDIIDLESPDNGTIVESEPFEQIVREAKPLAVIDLDDEAFENDENSCPNEVADLAKTADNLLQNNVEDLDAADDHKFESAKSCHGSNLESNLKCAKEGKLGKGNSYLGDKPVLKKHNGLNPRAEAKAEMVEDKRQTKANAPVSPKISEVEKDKGVYVGVEGDAEHEEGSPQHDSEYGGLGSIWNELSFALECSKDTAVDSSSDKHTIVGAEDCDHSFILKDDIGSVCRVCGLIERGIETIIEYQYAKAKKSERTYRYERSLRNGLEQTKILPESVRWVEHEDSLTEVAVHPRHRKVQTSRKVVLSGTLYQNHVREVFNVLNLVHPKFLKMGTPKVIKRRILSKVQISSGRSSITKFSDDDFYNLVECTLLEDEKFNRKVNIVQDLREMTSKVLHYYKGDFLDELPGLVDFTVFLELSRAQKKEVAELKELKSRFKINSEGSAIYVHPQLKKLLMYSGVKDRVDVEKIDLMLEKLKETEGIKAKFYLNLLQLCESTGEKLLVFSQYLLPLKFLERLTVKVKNYSLGKEMFVITGDSDSEIRDSCMEQFNNSSDARVFFGSIRACGEGISLVGASRIIILDIHLNPSVTRQAIGRAFRPGQQRKVYTYRLVASGSPEEDDHLTCFRKESISKMWFEWNGCQGQEDFQMENVDVNDCGDLFLESSQLNQDVVSLYRR; this is encoded by the exons ATGGCCTCAAAGTCTGAAGGGTCACAAAGCAGTAGCACGACCCCAATTGCCAAAAGGCGTCTATCCTTCAGCTCCATCACTACTg GTTTGACTTCCAAGGAGCAGAAAAGGGCTAAAGTTGGTGAAGTAGGAGAGTGcagtttcagaaattcttctgCTTGTTGGTGTCATGACTTCAAATGGAAGGACCAGAAGGTCTGTCCCAAAGTAATAGGTCATGAAGATCCATTTTCTGCTGACAATTTGCTAGAAGATTTGGATATCAACAGATACGGAAATGTGAAGAAGGATATTGAGCATCTAATTGCTAGAAGGAATCAGTTAATTTCACATGGATTTGCAGCAAAGCCTCTGGTTCCATGTAAAAATCTGAGCGCACAAAAGATTCCTAAAAAAGTAGATTTTGGATCAGACAGATATGGAAGCGTAACAAGGGAAATTGAGGAGCTATTAGCTCAGAGTCAATTATTTGGGTGTCTGTCTTCAACAAATTCTACAATGTCATGTATGCGTTTGAAAAAGTATTTAACCAAAGAAGATTTGGAGTCAAACCCTCCTTCTATGCCAAATATTATTGATTTGGAGGATGACGATGAACCTCCAGGTAATGGTACAGTTATCAAGTGTGAACCAGCTGAAGAGATAGACACATCAGCTAAGTGCCTTGTTGTCATTGACTCAGTTGAGGAAGACCCTGAGAATGACAACAATTTTTGTCATTCACGCAGCTCTGCAACAAAGCCTGTTGTTCAATGTTGGAATCTTGGTGTAAAAAAGAGGCCCAGTGAAGAAGATTTTCAGTCAAACAAATATGGAAGTGTAACAAAGGAAATTGAGGAGCTCTTGGCTCAAGAGAATCAAGTATTTGGGGTTCTAGGTTCAACAAATTCTGCAATGTTGCGTAAGCATTTGGGTACGGAAATGTATCCATGCAAAGAAGGTTGGGACTTAAAGCCTCCTTCTGTGCCTGATATCATTGATTTGGAATCTCCCGATAATGGTACAATTGTTGAGTCTGAACCATTTGAACAGATTGTCAGAGAAGCTAAGCCTCTTGCTGTTATTGACTTAGATGATGAAGCCTTTGAGAATGACGAGAATTCTTGCCCTAATGAGGTTGCTGATTTGGCAAAGACTGCTGATAATCTTCTGCAAAATAATGTTGAG GATCTAGATGCTGCTGATGACCATAAGTTTGAAAGTGCAAAATCTTGCCATGGTAGCAATCTTGAAAGT AATCTAAAGTGTGCTAAAGAAGGGAAGTTGGGAAAAGGAAATTCCTATCTTGGTGATAAACCTGTGCTTAAGAAGCATAATGGTTTAAATCCCAGAGCAGAGGCTAAGGCTGAAATGGTGGAGGACAAGAGGCAGACAAAGGCAAATGCTCCTGTTTCACCTAAAATTTCTGAAGTTGAGAAAGACAAAGGTGTGTATGTTGGTGTGGAGGGTGATGCAGAACATGAGGAAGGCAGTCCCCAACATGATTCTGAGTATGGTGGTCTGGGGAGTATATGGAACGAGCTATCATTTGCATTAGAATGTTCCAAG GATACTGCTGTAGATTCTTCATCTGATAAGCACACCATTGTGGGTGCAGAAGATTGTGATCATTCATTCATCTTGAAAGATGATATAGGTTCTGTCTGCCGCGTTTGTGGATTGATCGAGAGAGGGATTGAAACCATAATTGAGTATCAATATGCAAAG GCCAAAAAGAGTGAAAGAACTTATAGATATGAACGTTCCCTCCGAAATGGCCTTGAGCAAACTAAAATCCTTCCTGAAAGTGTTAGATGGGTTGAACATGAAGACTCTTTGACAGAAGTTGCTGTCCATCCACGGCATCGGAAG GTACAGACATCTCGCAAGGTTGTACTTTCTGGCACCCTTTATCAGAACCATGTCAGGGAAGTCTTCAATGTTTTGAATCTTGTTCATCCAAAGTTTCTGAAAATGGGGACTCCTAAAGTCATTAAAAGGCGCATCTTGAGTAAGGTGCAAATATCAAGCGGGAGGAGTTCTATTACAAAGTTTTCTGATGATGACTTCTATAACCTGGTGGAGTGCACGCTCCTTGAAGATGAGAAATTCAATAGGAAAGTGAATATCGTTCAAGATCTGCGGGAGATGACAAGCAAAGTTCTTCACTACTACAAGGGAGATTTCTTGGATGAACTACCTGGACTAGTTGACTTCACTGTCTTTCTTGAACTCAGCCGTGCGCAAAAGAAAGAAGTTGCAGAGCTGAAGGAACTGAAAAGTAGGTTCAAAATAAACTCTGAAGGAAGTGCTATCTATGTGCACCCACAGTTGAAGAAACTTTTGATGTATTCTGGAGTTAAAGATAGGGTTGATGTGGAGAAGATTGATCTAATGTTGGAGAAACTGAAAGAGACTGAAGGAATAAAGGCCAAATTCTACCTAAATCTTCTCCAGCTATGTGAATCCACTGGCGAGAAGTTGCTAGTTTTCAGTCAATATCTTCTCCCTCTAAAGTTCTTGGAGAGACTGACTGTGAAAGTTAAAAACTATAGTCTTGGAAAAGAAATGTTTGTGATCACTGGTGACTCAGATTCTGAAATTCGAGATTCTTGCATGGAGCAATTCAATAATTCTTCAGATGCTAGAGTCTTTTTCGGATCAATTAGAGCTTGTGGTGAAGGAATATCACTTGTAGGAGCATCACGCATTATTATACTGGATATACATCTAAACCCCTCAGTCACTCGCCAGGCAATTGGACGTGCATTTCGACCTGGGCAACAGAGGAAAGTGTACACCTACAGATTGGTTGCCTCTGGTTCTCCAGAAGAGGATGACCATTTAACTTGCTTCAGAAAGGAGTCTATTTCAAAGATGTGGTTTGAATGGAATGGATGTCAGGGTCAAGAAGATTTTCAGATGGAAAATGTTGATGTTAATGATTGTGGTGATTTGTTTCTAGAGTCATCACAGTTAAACCAAGATGTAGTCTCTCTTTACAGAAG GTAA
- the LOC113698962 gene encoding protein CHROMATIN REMODELING 35 isoform X1, whose product MASKSEGSQSSSTTPIAKRRLSFSSITTGLTSKEQKRAKVGEVGECSFRNSSACWCHDFKWKDQKVCPKVIGHEDPFSADNLLEDLDINRYGNVKKDIEHLIARRNQLISHGFAAKPLVPCKNLSAQKIPKKVDFGSDRYGSVTREIEELLAQSQLFGCLSSTNSTMSCMRLKKYLTKEDLESNPPSMPNIIDLEDDDEPPGNGTVIKCEPAEEIDTSAKCLVVIDSVEEDPENDNNFCHSRSSATKPVVQCWNLGVKKRPSEEDFQSNKYGSVTKEIEELLAQENQVFGVLGSTNSAMLRKHLGTEMYPCKEGWDLKPPSVPDIIDLESPDNGTIVESEPFEQIVREAKPLAVIDLDDEAFENDENSCPNEVADLAKTADNLLQNNVEDLDAADDHKFESAKSCHGSNLESNLKCAKEGKLGKGNSYLGDKPVLKKHNGLNPRAEAKAEMVEDKRQTKANAPVSPKISEVEKDKGVYVGVEGDAEHEEGSPQHDSEYGGLGSIWNELSFALECSKDTAVDSSSDKHTIVGAEDCDHSFILKDDIGSVCRVCGLIERGIETIIEYQYAKAKKSERTYRYERSLRNGLEQTKILPESVRWVEHEDSLTEVAVHPRHRKVMKPHQVEGFNFLASNLVTDHPGGCIMAHAPGSGKTFMIISFLQSFMAKYPSARPLIVLPKGIISTWKKEFQRWQVEDIPLYDLYSSKSESRSQQLVILKRWANERSILFLGYAQFALIVCDMDMNETTLACRDILLTCPSILILDEGHTPRNQNTDILKSLEQVQTSRKVVLSGTLYQNHVREVFNVLNLVHPKFLKMGTPKVIKRRILSKVQISSGRSSITKFSDDDFYNLVECTLLEDEKFNRKVNIVQDLREMTSKVLHYYKGDFLDELPGLVDFTVFLELSRAQKKEVAELKELKSRFKINSEGSAIYVHPQLKKLLMYSGVKDRVDVEKIDLMLEKLKETEGIKAKFYLNLLQLCESTGEKLLVFSQYLLPLKFLERLTVKVKNYSLGKEMFVITGDSDSEIRDSCMEQFNNSSDARVFFGSIRACGEGISLVGASRIIILDIHLNPSVTRQAIGRAFRPGQQRKVYTYRLVASGSPEEDDHLTCFRKESISKMWFEWNGCQGQEDFQMENVDVNDCGDLFLESSQLNQDVVSLYRR is encoded by the exons ATGGCCTCAAAGTCTGAAGGGTCACAAAGCAGTAGCACGACCCCAATTGCCAAAAGGCGTCTATCCTTCAGCTCCATCACTACTg GTTTGACTTCCAAGGAGCAGAAAAGGGCTAAAGTTGGTGAAGTAGGAGAGTGcagtttcagaaattcttctgCTTGTTGGTGTCATGACTTCAAATGGAAGGACCAGAAGGTCTGTCCCAAAGTAATAGGTCATGAAGATCCATTTTCTGCTGACAATTTGCTAGAAGATTTGGATATCAACAGATACGGAAATGTGAAGAAGGATATTGAGCATCTAATTGCTAGAAGGAATCAGTTAATTTCACATGGATTTGCAGCAAAGCCTCTGGTTCCATGTAAAAATCTGAGCGCACAAAAGATTCCTAAAAAAGTAGATTTTGGATCAGACAGATATGGAAGCGTAACAAGGGAAATTGAGGAGCTATTAGCTCAGAGTCAATTATTTGGGTGTCTGTCTTCAACAAATTCTACAATGTCATGTATGCGTTTGAAAAAGTATTTAACCAAAGAAGATTTGGAGTCAAACCCTCCTTCTATGCCAAATATTATTGATTTGGAGGATGACGATGAACCTCCAGGTAATGGTACAGTTATCAAGTGTGAACCAGCTGAAGAGATAGACACATCAGCTAAGTGCCTTGTTGTCATTGACTCAGTTGAGGAAGACCCTGAGAATGACAACAATTTTTGTCATTCACGCAGCTCTGCAACAAAGCCTGTTGTTCAATGTTGGAATCTTGGTGTAAAAAAGAGGCCCAGTGAAGAAGATTTTCAGTCAAACAAATATGGAAGTGTAACAAAGGAAATTGAGGAGCTCTTGGCTCAAGAGAATCAAGTATTTGGGGTTCTAGGTTCAACAAATTCTGCAATGTTGCGTAAGCATTTGGGTACGGAAATGTATCCATGCAAAGAAGGTTGGGACTTAAAGCCTCCTTCTGTGCCTGATATCATTGATTTGGAATCTCCCGATAATGGTACAATTGTTGAGTCTGAACCATTTGAACAGATTGTCAGAGAAGCTAAGCCTCTTGCTGTTATTGACTTAGATGATGAAGCCTTTGAGAATGACGAGAATTCTTGCCCTAATGAGGTTGCTGATTTGGCAAAGACTGCTGATAATCTTCTGCAAAATAATGTTGAG GATCTAGATGCTGCTGATGACCATAAGTTTGAAAGTGCAAAATCTTGCCATGGTAGCAATCTTGAAAGT AATCTAAAGTGTGCTAAAGAAGGGAAGTTGGGAAAAGGAAATTCCTATCTTGGTGATAAACCTGTGCTTAAGAAGCATAATGGTTTAAATCCCAGAGCAGAGGCTAAGGCTGAAATGGTGGAGGACAAGAGGCAGACAAAGGCAAATGCTCCTGTTTCACCTAAAATTTCTGAAGTTGAGAAAGACAAAGGTGTGTATGTTGGTGTGGAGGGTGATGCAGAACATGAGGAAGGCAGTCCCCAACATGATTCTGAGTATGGTGGTCTGGGGAGTATATGGAACGAGCTATCATTTGCATTAGAATGTTCCAAG GATACTGCTGTAGATTCTTCATCTGATAAGCACACCATTGTGGGTGCAGAAGATTGTGATCATTCATTCATCTTGAAAGATGATATAGGTTCTGTCTGCCGCGTTTGTGGATTGATCGAGAGAGGGATTGAAACCATAATTGAGTATCAATATGCAAAG GCCAAAAAGAGTGAAAGAACTTATAGATATGAACGTTCCCTCCGAAATGGCCTTGAGCAAACTAAAATCCTTCCTGAAAGTGTTAGATGGGTTGAACATGAAGACTCTTTGACAGAAGTTGCTGTCCATCCACGGCATCGGAAGGTAATGAAACCGCATCAAGTTGAGGGGTTCAATTTTCTGGCAAGCAACTTGGTGACAGATCATCCTGGTGGTTGTATAATGGCACATGCCCCAGGATCGGGGAAAACTTTTATGATCATTAGTTTCCTTCAGAGTTTCATGGCTAAATATCCTTCTGCAAGACCATTGATTGTACTGCCAAAGGGAATCATATCAACATGGAAGAAAGAATTCCAGAGATGGCAAGTGGAAGACATACCGCTATATGATCTCTACTCATCCAAATCAGAAAGTAGGAGTCAGCAGCTAGTAATTTTGAAGAGATGGGCAAACGAAAGAAGCATTTTGTTTCTGGGATATGCACAGTTTGCTTTGATTGTATGTGACATGGATATGAATGAAACAACTCTTGCATGTCGGGATATATTGTTAACTTGCCCTTCTATTCTTATCTTGGATGAAGGTCACACTCCCAGAAACCAAAACACTGATATTTTGAAGTCTCTTGAACAGGTACAGACATCTCGCAAGGTTGTACTTTCTGGCACCCTTTATCAGAACCATGTCAGGGAAGTCTTCAATGTTTTGAATCTTGTTCATCCAAAGTTTCTGAAAATGGGGACTCCTAAAGTCATTAAAAGGCGCATCTTGAGTAAGGTGCAAATATCAAGCGGGAGGAGTTCTATTACAAAGTTTTCTGATGATGACTTCTATAACCTGGTGGAGTGCACGCTCCTTGAAGATGAGAAATTCAATAGGAAAGTGAATATCGTTCAAGATCTGCGGGAGATGACAAGCAAAGTTCTTCACTACTACAAGGGAGATTTCTTGGATGAACTACCTGGACTAGTTGACTTCACTGTCTTTCTTGAACTCAGCCGTGCGCAAAAGAAAGAAGTTGCAGAGCTGAAGGAACTGAAAAGTAGGTTCAAAATAAACTCTGAAGGAAGTGCTATCTATGTGCACCCACAGTTGAAGAAACTTTTGATGTATTCTGGAGTTAAAGATAGGGTTGATGTGGAGAAGATTGATCTAATGTTGGAGAAACTGAAAGAGACTGAAGGAATAAAGGCCAAATTCTACCTAAATCTTCTCCAGCTATGTGAATCCACTGGCGAGAAGTTGCTAGTTTTCAGTCAATATCTTCTCCCTCTAAAGTTCTTGGAGAGACTGACTGTGAAAGTTAAAAACTATAGTCTTGGAAAAGAAATGTTTGTGATCACTGGTGACTCAGATTCTGAAATTCGAGATTCTTGCATGGAGCAATTCAATAATTCTTCAGATGCTAGAGTCTTTTTCGGATCAATTAGAGCTTGTGGTGAAGGAATATCACTTGTAGGAGCATCACGCATTATTATACTGGATATACATCTAAACCCCTCAGTCACTCGCCAGGCAATTGGACGTGCATTTCGACCTGGGCAACAGAGGAAAGTGTACACCTACAGATTGGTTGCCTCTGGTTCTCCAGAAGAGGATGACCATTTAACTTGCTTCAGAAAGGAGTCTATTTCAAAGATGTGGTTTGAATGGAATGGATGTCAGGGTCAAGAAGATTTTCAGATGGAAAATGTTGATGTTAATGATTGTGGTGATTTGTTTCTAGAGTCATCACAGTTAAACCAAGATGTAGTCTCTCTTTACAGAAG GTAA
- the LOC113698962 gene encoding protein CHROMATIN REMODELING 35 isoform X3, producing MASKSEGSQSSSTTPIAKRRLSFSSITTGLTSKEQKRAKVGEVGECSFRNSSACWCHDFKWKDQKVCPKVIGHEDPFSADNLLEDLDINRYGNVKKDIEHLIARRNQLISHGFAAKPLVPCKNLSAQKIPKKVDFGSDRYGSVTREIEELLAQSQLFGCLSSTNSTMSCMRLKKYLTKEDLESNPPSMPNIIDLEDDDEPPGNGTVIKCEPAEEIDTSAKCLVVIDSVEEDPENDNNFCHSRSSATKPVVQCWNLGVKKRPSEEDFQSNKYGSVTKEIEELLAQENQVFGVLGSTNSAMLRKHLGTEMYPCKEGWDLKPPSVPDIIDLESPDNGTIVESEPFEQIVREAKPLAVIDLDDEAFENDENSCPNEVADLAKTADNLLQNNVEDLDAADDHKFESAKSCHGSNLESNLKCAKEGKLGKGNSYLGDKPVLKKHNGLNPRAEAKAEMVEDKRQTKANAPVSPKISEVEKDKGVYVGVEGDAEHEEGSPQHDSEYGGLGSIWNELSFALECSKDTAVDSSSDKHTIVGAEDCDHSFILKDDIGSVCRVCGLIERGIETIIEYQYAKAKKSERTYRYERSLRNGLEQTKILPESVRWVEHEDSLTEVAVHPRHRKVMKPHQVEGFNFLASNLVTDHPGGCIMAHAPGSGKTFMIISFLQSFMAKYPSARPLIVLPKGIISTWKKEFQRWQVEDIPLYDLYSSKSESRSQQLVILKRWANERSILFLGYAQFALIVQTSRKVVLSGTLYQNHVREVFNVLNLVHPKFLKMGTPKVIKRRILSKVQISSGRSSITKFSDDDFYNLVECTLLEDEKFNRKVNIVQDLREMTSKVLHYYKGDFLDELPGLVDFTVFLELSRAQKKEVAELKELKSRFKINSEGSAIYVHPQLKKLLMYSGVKDRVDVEKIDLMLEKLKETEGIKAKFYLNLLQLCESTGEKLLVFSQYLLPLKFLERLTVKVKNYSLGKEMFVITGDSDSEIRDSCMEQFNNSSDARVFFGSIRACGEGISLVGASRIIILDIHLNPSVTRQAIGRAFRPGQQRKVYTYRLVASGSPEEDDHLTCFRKESISKMWFEWNGCQGQEDFQMENVDVNDCGDLFLESSQLNQDVVSLYRR from the exons ATGGCCTCAAAGTCTGAAGGGTCACAAAGCAGTAGCACGACCCCAATTGCCAAAAGGCGTCTATCCTTCAGCTCCATCACTACTg GTTTGACTTCCAAGGAGCAGAAAAGGGCTAAAGTTGGTGAAGTAGGAGAGTGcagtttcagaaattcttctgCTTGTTGGTGTCATGACTTCAAATGGAAGGACCAGAAGGTCTGTCCCAAAGTAATAGGTCATGAAGATCCATTTTCTGCTGACAATTTGCTAGAAGATTTGGATATCAACAGATACGGAAATGTGAAGAAGGATATTGAGCATCTAATTGCTAGAAGGAATCAGTTAATTTCACATGGATTTGCAGCAAAGCCTCTGGTTCCATGTAAAAATCTGAGCGCACAAAAGATTCCTAAAAAAGTAGATTTTGGATCAGACAGATATGGAAGCGTAACAAGGGAAATTGAGGAGCTATTAGCTCAGAGTCAATTATTTGGGTGTCTGTCTTCAACAAATTCTACAATGTCATGTATGCGTTTGAAAAAGTATTTAACCAAAGAAGATTTGGAGTCAAACCCTCCTTCTATGCCAAATATTATTGATTTGGAGGATGACGATGAACCTCCAGGTAATGGTACAGTTATCAAGTGTGAACCAGCTGAAGAGATAGACACATCAGCTAAGTGCCTTGTTGTCATTGACTCAGTTGAGGAAGACCCTGAGAATGACAACAATTTTTGTCATTCACGCAGCTCTGCAACAAAGCCTGTTGTTCAATGTTGGAATCTTGGTGTAAAAAAGAGGCCCAGTGAAGAAGATTTTCAGTCAAACAAATATGGAAGTGTAACAAAGGAAATTGAGGAGCTCTTGGCTCAAGAGAATCAAGTATTTGGGGTTCTAGGTTCAACAAATTCTGCAATGTTGCGTAAGCATTTGGGTACGGAAATGTATCCATGCAAAGAAGGTTGGGACTTAAAGCCTCCTTCTGTGCCTGATATCATTGATTTGGAATCTCCCGATAATGGTACAATTGTTGAGTCTGAACCATTTGAACAGATTGTCAGAGAAGCTAAGCCTCTTGCTGTTATTGACTTAGATGATGAAGCCTTTGAGAATGACGAGAATTCTTGCCCTAATGAGGTTGCTGATTTGGCAAAGACTGCTGATAATCTTCTGCAAAATAATGTTGAG GATCTAGATGCTGCTGATGACCATAAGTTTGAAAGTGCAAAATCTTGCCATGGTAGCAATCTTGAAAGT AATCTAAAGTGTGCTAAAGAAGGGAAGTTGGGAAAAGGAAATTCCTATCTTGGTGATAAACCTGTGCTTAAGAAGCATAATGGTTTAAATCCCAGAGCAGAGGCTAAGGCTGAAATGGTGGAGGACAAGAGGCAGACAAAGGCAAATGCTCCTGTTTCACCTAAAATTTCTGAAGTTGAGAAAGACAAAGGTGTGTATGTTGGTGTGGAGGGTGATGCAGAACATGAGGAAGGCAGTCCCCAACATGATTCTGAGTATGGTGGTCTGGGGAGTATATGGAACGAGCTATCATTTGCATTAGAATGTTCCAAG GATACTGCTGTAGATTCTTCATCTGATAAGCACACCATTGTGGGTGCAGAAGATTGTGATCATTCATTCATCTTGAAAGATGATATAGGTTCTGTCTGCCGCGTTTGTGGATTGATCGAGAGAGGGATTGAAACCATAATTGAGTATCAATATGCAAAG GCCAAAAAGAGTGAAAGAACTTATAGATATGAACGTTCCCTCCGAAATGGCCTTGAGCAAACTAAAATCCTTCCTGAAAGTGTTAGATGGGTTGAACATGAAGACTCTTTGACAGAAGTTGCTGTCCATCCACGGCATCGGAAGGTAATGAAACCGCATCAAGTTGAGGGGTTCAATTTTCTGGCAAGCAACTTGGTGACAGATCATCCTGGTGGTTGTATAATGGCACATGCCCCAGGATCGGGGAAAACTTTTATGATCATTAGTTTCCTTCAGAGTTTCATGGCTAAATATCCTTCTGCAAGACCATTGATTGTACTGCCAAAGGGAATCATATCAACATGGAAGAAAGAATTCCAGAGATGGCAAGTGGAAGACATACCGCTATATGATCTCTACTCATCCAAATCAGAAAGTAGGAGTCAGCAGCTAGTAATTTTGAAGAGATGGGCAAACGAAAGAAGCATTTTGTTTCTGGGATATGCACAGTTTGCTTTGATT GTACAGACATCTCGCAAGGTTGTACTTTCTGGCACCCTTTATCAGAACCATGTCAGGGAAGTCTTCAATGTTTTGAATCTTGTTCATCCAAAGTTTCTGAAAATGGGGACTCCTAAAGTCATTAAAAGGCGCATCTTGAGTAAGGTGCAAATATCAAGCGGGAGGAGTTCTATTACAAAGTTTTCTGATGATGACTTCTATAACCTGGTGGAGTGCACGCTCCTTGAAGATGAGAAATTCAATAGGAAAGTGAATATCGTTCAAGATCTGCGGGAGATGACAAGCAAAGTTCTTCACTACTACAAGGGAGATTTCTTGGATGAACTACCTGGACTAGTTGACTTCACTGTCTTTCTTGAACTCAGCCGTGCGCAAAAGAAAGAAGTTGCAGAGCTGAAGGAACTGAAAAGTAGGTTCAAAATAAACTCTGAAGGAAGTGCTATCTATGTGCACCCACAGTTGAAGAAACTTTTGATGTATTCTGGAGTTAAAGATAGGGTTGATGTGGAGAAGATTGATCTAATGTTGGAGAAACTGAAAGAGACTGAAGGAATAAAGGCCAAATTCTACCTAAATCTTCTCCAGCTATGTGAATCCACTGGCGAGAAGTTGCTAGTTTTCAGTCAATATCTTCTCCCTCTAAAGTTCTTGGAGAGACTGACTGTGAAAGTTAAAAACTATAGTCTTGGAAAAGAAATGTTTGTGATCACTGGTGACTCAGATTCTGAAATTCGAGATTCTTGCATGGAGCAATTCAATAATTCTTCAGATGCTAGAGTCTTTTTCGGATCAATTAGAGCTTGTGGTGAAGGAATATCACTTGTAGGAGCATCACGCATTATTATACTGGATATACATCTAAACCCCTCAGTCACTCGCCAGGCAATTGGACGTGCATTTCGACCTGGGCAACAGAGGAAAGTGTACACCTACAGATTGGTTGCCTCTGGTTCTCCAGAAGAGGATGACCATTTAACTTGCTTCAGAAAGGAGTCTATTTCAAAGATGTGGTTTGAATGGAATGGATGTCAGGGTCAAGAAGATTTTCAGATGGAAAATGTTGATGTTAATGATTGTGGTGATTTGTTTCTAGAGTCATCACAGTTAAACCAAGATGTAGTCTCTCTTTACAGAAG GTAA